The Fusarium keratoplasticum isolate Fu6.1 chromosome 8, whole genome shotgun sequence genome includes a region encoding these proteins:
- a CDS encoding Long chronological lifespan protein 2 produces the protein MRYLIAILSLLSLANAQFGGFFDQMFGQQGGHEQHHGQPQNNPSDASHYRNQYDNSVCDKYLCPDTLACVHFPHHCPCAWDAQQEKFELAEGQRICVSRGGFREGETARKLELARKGLL, from the exons ATGCGCtacctcatcgccatcctctctctcctgAGCCTCGCCAACGCCCAGTTTGGCGGCTTCTTTGACCAAATGTTTGGTCAACAGGGCGGCCACGAGCAGCACCACGGCCAACCTCAGAACAACCCCAGCGACGCTTCTCATTACCGCAACCAGTACGATAACT CCGTCTGCGACAAGTACCTCTGCCCCGATACTCTCGCCTGCGTCCACTTCCCCCACCACTGCCCCTGCGCCTGGGATGCGCAACAGGAAAAGTTCGAGTTGGCTGAGGGTCAGCGCATCTGCGTCTCTCGCGGCGGGTTCCGCGAGGGCGAGACGGCGCGCAAGCTTGAGCTGGCCCGAAAGGGTCTGCTGTGA
- a CDS encoding Zn(2)-C6 fungal-type domain-containing protein, with translation MSTTTTPGSHKAPRVLACVLCQHRKIKCDRNTPCSNCIKANVTCTPSTPAPARKRRRPNQDLQERLARCEQLLKQYADGTVPSPSAQASPAMNSAMSDVMVSTPNNCDSQTKWKPAGKMVKEEGGVRFMDSYLWANIHEELQAMKEIVDTDDPEDSSVMGSEDLSPDYNIDLLLPSDASSGSNEDHQPDPVHVFRLWQLFVDRVNPLTKIIHVPSVQPYVMEAATNMNNIPLNYQALLFSIFTMAAVSLSDAEATQMLGCSRDDALRKYTIGTKMALTKFNFLKNYDMVALQALLLYLFSLQNRYDRHAAWILSGMVVRIAQKMGYHRDGELLNLNAFETEMRRRMWWQIILHDAKNALVSGLSHSMLPSSWDTRMPQNVNDADLFPGSNEPIQPREGPTEMAFCLIGYQIAKFLVHAESLHGTPGLEAAIMGDDYEDRDPDMFPSIEKYRELVDDLEKGLLEVEARYIDPSAGPVHLAALAIRPMLTSKMREMLVPMREQPEWGTEILNKKDNLFKIVLMNNEHSTNAYEVMEHAGFLWFVKFHFQIDIFTVMTKQLTQRPTGSLADRAWGMVEKIYRFHPELFDMNQKVYVIQAQTVLKAWKAREQAFRQAGQPVECPSFVYRLRECLTNNGRSSEPPPQPPPTQPPTSVAQMTDLDPFLGGYLDVSTLNWDMWGNMNQPQNQVPSSLFGGFGMGSMN, from the exons ATgtcgacaacgacgacgccTGGATCTCACAAGGCGCCCAGAGTGTTGGCCTGCGTCTTGTGTCAGCATCGCAAGATCAAATGCGACCGCAACACGCCTTGCTCGAATTGCATCAAG GCCAATGTTACGTGCACACCAAGCACTCCAGCTCCCGCAAGGAAGCGTCGGAGACCGAACCAAGACCTTCAGGAGCGGCTCGCTCGATGTGAGCAGTTGCTGAAGCAGTATGCTGATGGTACCGTGCCATCTCCATCGGCGCAGGCCTCACCGGCTATGAACAGTGCCATGTCGGATGTCATGGTCAGCACGCCGAACAACTGTGATTCCCAGACGAAATGGAAGCCGGCTGgcaagatggtcaaggaagagggtggcGTGCGATTCATGGATAGCTACCTGTGGGCCAACATTCATGAAGAG CTCCAAGCGATGAAGGAGATTGTTGATACCGACGACCCCGAAGACAGCAGTGTCATGGGCTCTGAGGATCTGAGCCCAGACTACAACATCGACCTTCTCCTACCCTCGGATGCTTCAAGCGGATCCAACGAGGATCATCAGCCAGATCCCGTCCATGTCTTTCGACTCTGGCAGTTGTTCGTGGACCGCGTTAACCCTTTGACCAAAATCATCCACGTCCCGTCGGTACAGCCATATGTGATGGAAGCGGCGACCAACATGAACAACATCCCGTTAAACTACCAGGCCCTCTTGTTCTCTATTTTCACCATGGCCGCGGTGTCTCTCTCCGATGCCGAAGCGACGCAGATGCTCGGATGCTCGCGCGACGATGCTCTGCGGAAGTACACCATTGGAACCAAGATGGCATTAACCAAATTCAACTTTCTCAAAAACTACGACATGGTAGCTTTGCAGGCATTGCTGCTTTATCTG TTTTCTCTTCAGAACCGCTACGACAGGCATGCCGCCTGGATTCTTAGCGGAATGGTAGTCCGGATCGCTCAAAAGATGGGATATCACCGTGACGGCGAACTCTTGAACCTCAACGCCTTTGAAACCGAGATGCGAAGACGTATGTGGTGGCAGATCATCCTACATGATGCCAAGAATGCCCTGGTTTCCGGGCTTAGCCACTCGATGCTCCCCAGCAGCTGGGACACCAGGATGCCACAGAATGTGAACGACGCGGACCTGTTTCCTGGATCGAACGAACCTATTCAACCGCGCGAGGGCCCAACAGAGATGGCATTCTGCCTGATCGGTTACCAGATTGCCAAGTTTCTGGTCCACGCCGAGTCCCTCCACGGCACCCCGGGATTGGAAGCTGCCATTATGGGCGACGATTACGAGGACAGAGATCCCGACATGTTTCCCTCTATCGAAAAGTACCGAGAACttgtcgacgacctcgagaaggGCTTGCTGGAGGTTGAAGCCCGCTACATCGACCCTTCTGCTGGACCTGTCCACCTTGCAGCCCTCGCGATACGCCCAATGCTTACCAGcaagatgagagagatgCTGGTACCCATGAGGGAGCAGCCAGAATGGGGGACCGAGatcctcaacaagaaggacaacCTCTTCAAGATTGTCCTGATGAACAACGAACACAGCACTAATGCTTACGAGGTAATGGAGCACGCAGGGTTCTTGTGGTTTGTCAAGTTCCACTTCCAGATCGACATCTTCACCGTCATGACGAAGCAGCTCACCCAGCGCCCGACTGGCTCTCTTGCGGACCGCGCTTGGGGTATGGTGGAAAAGATTTACCGATTTCACCCGGAGCTCTTTGACATGAATCAAAAGGTGTACGTGATACAGGCTCAGACTGTCCTGAAGGCATGGAAAGCACGCGAGCAAGCCTTCCGACAGGCAGGCCAACCCGTCGAATGCCCCAGCTTTGTGTACCGCCTCCGCGAATGCCTCACCAATAATGGACGCAGCTCTGAACCACCACcccagccgccgccgactCAACCTCCAACATCGGTGGCCCAGATGACGGACCTTGATCCATTCCTGGGTGGCTATCTGGACGTTTCAACTCTCAACTGGGATATGTGGGGGAACATGAACCAACCACAGAATCAGGTTCCCTCTTCACTGTTTGGCGGCTTTGGCATGGGGAGCATGAATTGA
- a CDS encoding C2H2-type domain-containing protein, producing the protein MAPGGLQASPELSNDRDSINVNPGSPPSPLPPLDEYTLGKQKESSDETAVEGDAEAEVKGEGQEQKQEEKPEEKKEGKLPLLPKPERGKFILDPEGELTHDQTTVDIVTVPCPGGDPLRTWNRDGLMGRYFGALSMRDAEGSATSDQDRPAPSWVRQGIRREADRARILLYEHPPAEEGATLSSLADALLEELERLRTREDQNRPVVFVGHSVGGVIVKMVLVKASKNTKYEGIFRQCYGVAFFGTPHQGSSYFAMPSLASSIQTLLQLASPLPASVTDELRVGNSLLLRLDDDFKCISHDFRIWTLYETIDSRLSGSGSGDVYFTAPLTSIKSAILGMRQETILPLQSDHANIASFGRHNVHTLRLFLKQLSALIERADEYSSEDGHWALDLEQKVNIEVHGFFEDPVGPLEVATIRAWSTRLPLREFLKKGPEECLADRLNEVESVDEGRFLRARGRTSLIPDTERRESSNVVSGEATRNPLGINNQEGAYQMSPPASPIIRPVDAEPRPRTESAPQRLPGGPLTPPSRATSPPTHYSTPMRRPSPLIRANFDQDLAVDRLSPPPRGRMGRSLSRSLSMGSQVSQYEYRDFPPFSQRSRSTIEPNFSEDDDGGLEGSPRLPEAVIAIRKVAKNGERRASETVVVDEVPVAFTKPEVDARKFVWIHLAYNNPSWVTKVFETLQVSYNRSFTPLFSSDFWATRHTRGRHSQHYAYFAKPGCYFSAPRHMSPRGRSSKGSTSLSPKPDGGIYTCLFLPYLHFDSYKRLIRRRELILERLNHGRARPVPESVAKSDSLETQVIWEFLGYDPPLNTRRTLDQYGYPSLRDTRSRDDDQMLYKLTKERTCLPGLGPGLQGQVSDSSAGSGSRKSKASSQDGENEEDPEDVILNGNVLMVDQLWLWAIDSHTLLSFFPKREGDAIEGPLYQQADLRDSIFNEVNVDLTRQCENALDLAALAVLHAVTVLLDRSSHPDLEVFRIFEEAISVLTEKLTSSLKTFRAEGFRDKAVAYEPVENKARSIRARHKAEGRRAEEENRDNTSALLELRDIEDELLILLHLFERQSKVVSSMLSTFARPEIRERTTNGRVFLSEALKRLSEYAHQAQEMIQRVRNTRNDYDKLLQMVQRQAQVDEVRLSRLHADLASAQSRSVMIFTTFTVIFLPLTFFTGLFGMNTQEWGGENNLPLKTIGAISLPSSLALIALSLIAAWSTNARRLIKWMIRATLGLWTKFGDPAVRAAVRLIPQKGRGTQGQSQDKESWGRKTGLGEEVSDFWERHRLERERGYTVPDKNRRVEQEYTTGIEMF; encoded by the exons ATGGCTCCAGGCGGTTTGCAGGCGTCGCCTGAGCTGAGCAACGACAGGGACTCTATCAACGTCAACCCGGGGAGTCCGCCGAGTCCGCTCCCGCCGCTGGATGAGTATACTCTTGGGAAGCAGAAGGAGAGTAGTGATGAGACGGCTGTGGAAGGGGATGCAGAGGCGGAAGTGAAGGGGGAGGGACAAGAGCAGAAGCAGGAAGAGAAgccagaagagaagaaggaagggaaacTTCCTTTGCTTCCTAAGCCTGAGAGGGGGAAGTTCATCTTAGATCCTGAAGGAGAACTCACTCATGACCAAACTACCGTCGACATCGTCACTGTCCCTTGTCCTGGTGGTGATCCCCTCCGGACGTGGAACCGCGACGGTCTCATGGGTCGCTACTTCGGTGCCCTTTCCATGCGCGACGCCGAAGGCTCTGCAACATCCGACCAAGATCGACCAGCTCCATCATGGGTTCGACAGGGGATTCGGAGAGAAGCTGACCGTGCGAGGATACTCCTTTATGAACATCCGCCTGCTGAGGAGGGTGCCACGCTGAGTTCACTGGCTGATGCGTTgctggaggagttggagaggttgaggacgagAGAGGATCAGAATAGGCCGGTTGTTTTTGTGGGACATAGTGTTGGGGGGGTTATTGTCAAGATGGTTTTGGTGAAGGCGAGCAAGAATACCAAGTATGAGGGTATCTTTCGGCAATGCTATGGTGTTGCATTCTTTG GAACTcctcatcaaggatcaagCTACTTTGCCATGCCCAGTCTGGCATCCAGCATTCAGACCCTTCTTCAACTGGCTTCTCCCCTTCCGGCTTCAGTCACCGACGAGCTCCGGGTTGGAAACAGCTTGCTCCTAcgccttgatgatgacttCAAGTGTATTTCTCACGACTTCCGCATCTGGACGCTCTACGAAACCATCGACTCGCGGCTCTCAGGCAGTGGATCCGGAGATGTTTACTTCACAGCGCCCCTGACGTCCATCAAGTCGGCCATCCTCGGCATGCGTCAGGAAACGATTCTTCCTCTGCAGAGCGATCATGCCAATATTGCCTCGTTTGGCAGGCATAACGTTCACACACTGCGTTTGTTCTTGAAACAACTGTCGGCTCTAATTGAGCGTGCTGACGAGTACTCGAGCGAGGACGGCCATTGGGCACTGGACCTGGAACAAAAGGTGAATATCGAAGTACACGGCTTCTTTGAGGATCCTGTTGGGCCTTTGGAGGTAGCGACTATCAGAGCGTGGTCCACAAGATTACCCCTGAGGGAATTTCTCAAAAAGGGACCTGAAGAGTGTCTGGCTGATCGGTTGAATGAAGTCGAGAGTGTTGACGAGGGGAGGTTCCTTAGGGCAAGGGGGAGGACTTCCCTGATACCAGACACcgagaggagggagagcagCAATGTGGTTTCTGGAGAAGCAACCAGAAATCCCCTGGGAATTAACAACCAAGAGGGGGCATATCAAATGTCTCCCCCAGCTTCGCCCATTATACGACCAGTGGACGCCGAACCTAGGCCACGAACAGAGTCAGCTCCTCAACGGCTACCAGGAGGTCCGCTTACACCTCCATCACGCgcgacatcaccaccaacacacTATTCAACTCCAATGCGTCGTCCTTCGCCCTTGATCCGCGCAAACTTTGACCAGGACCTCGCCGTGGATCGCCTCTCACCTCCTCCGCGCGGAAGAATGGGCAGATCGCTCAGTCGGTCGCTAAGCATGGGAAGTCAAGTTTCTCAGTACGAGTATCGCGACTTTCCACCTTTTTCACAGCGCAGTCGGAGTACAATTGAACCCAACTTTAgcgaagacgatgacggaGGACTTGAAGGATCGCCACGGCTACCAGAAGCTGTCATTGCTATCCGCAAGGTTGCAAAGAATGGAGAGCGAAGAGCAAGCGAGACGGTGGTTGTGGACGAAGTGCCGGTTGCGTTTACAAAGCCAGAGGTTGATGCGAGAAAGTTTGTGTGGATTCACCTGGCGTACAATAATCCTAGCTGGGTTACG AAAGTGTTTGAGACTCTGCAAGTCTCGTACAATCGCAGCTTCACGCCCCTTTTTAGCTCCGACTTTTGGGCGACGAGGCATACGCGTGGACGGCACTCACAGCACTATGCTTATTTTGCGAAGCCGGGTTGCTATTTCTCTGCTCCGCGTCACA TGTCTCCTCGAGGTCGTTCCTCCAAGGGATCAACATCGTTGTCGCCGAAGCCTGATGGGGGCATCTATACCTGTCTCTTCCTACCGTATCTGCACTTTGACAGCTACAAGAGGCTCATTCGTCGACGTGAACTTATCCTCGAACGTCTAAATCACGGAAGAGCTCGTCCAGTTCCTGAATCCGTCGCCAAGTCAGACTCGCTCGAGACACAGGTGATTTGGGAATTCCTAGGATACGATCCGCCGCTTAACACACGACGAACGCTGGATCAGTATGGATATCCTTCACTTCGAGACACGCGGTCAAGGGACGACGATCAGATGCTGTACAAGCTGACCAAGGAGCGGACCTGTCTTCCTGGTCTGGGACCTGGGCTCCAGGGGCAAGTGTCGGATAGTAGTGCTGGCAGCGGTAGTCGAAAGTCCAAGGCGAGCAGTCAAGATGGGGAGAATGAGGAGGATCCTGAGGATGTGATTCTCAATGGGAATGTGCTCATGGTGGACCAGCTTTGGTTGTGGGCGATTGATTCTC ATACACTGCTTTCATTCTTCCCCAAGAGAGAAGGCGATGCTATTGAGGGGCCGCTGTATCAGCAGGCCGATCTCAGGGATAGCATCTTTAACGAGGTCAACGTGGATCTTACGAGGCAATGCGAGAATGCTCTGGATCTTGCTGCATTGGCGGTGCTGCACGCAGTCACTGTGCTGCTTGACAGGTCATCGCATCCTGACCTAGAAGTATTCCGCATCTTTGAAGAGGCAATCAGTGTCCTG ACTGAGAAACTCACATCATCGCTCAAAACCTTTCGAGCCGAAGGCTTCAGAGACAAAGCCGTCGCATACGAGCCTGTAGAGAACAAAGCCCGCTCAATCAGAGCACGTCACAAAGCCGAAGGTCGAcgagcagaagaagaaaaccGCGACAACACATCAGCCCTCTTAGAACTCCGAGACATTGAAGATGAACTCCTcattctcctccacctcttTGAGCGACAGTCCAAGGTCGTAAGCTCCATGCTCTCAACATTTGCCCGCCCCGAGATACGCGAACGGACGACGAACGGGAGGGTGTTTCTTAGTGAAGCACTCAAGAGGTTATCCGAGTATGCGCATCAAGCTCAGGAGATGATACAACGGGTGCGGAATACGCGGAATGACTATGATAAGCTGCTTCAGATGGTGCAGCGTCAAGCgcaggttgatgaggtgCGGCTTAGCAGGTTGCATGCTGATCTTGCGAGTGCGCAGAGTCGGAGTGTCATGATTTTCACGACCTTTACTGTCATTTTCTTACCGTTGACTTTCTTTACTGGTTTATTTGGTATGAACACACAGGAATGGGGTGGAGAGAATAATCTCCCGCTCAAGACCATTGGAGCCATATCACTTCCGTCAAGCTTGGCTCTCATTGCACTCTCGCTCATCGCAGCTTGGAGCACCAACGCCCGACGCCTCATCAAGTGGATGATCCGCGCCACCTTAGGACTATGGACCAAGTTTGGAGATCCAGCAGTAAGGGCAGCAGTGAGACTCATACCACAGAAGGGAAGAGGAACACAGGGGCAGAGTCAGGATAAAGAGTCTTGGGGGAGGAAGACGGGGTTAGGAGAGGAAGTTAGTGACTTTTGGGAGAGGCATAGACTAGAAAGGGAGAGAGGATACACGGTGCCGGATAAGAATAGGAGGGTGG AGCAAGAATACACGACTGGAATTGAGATGTTCTAA
- a CDS encoding C2H2-type domain-containing protein translates to MLEDNSGQPNMASQEDPAANKMKRTSFSPWSSGIMGSRAGTVPKSHAQDPEPPRIVSDILEGAAVKTSVVGGLANNAKIQALQRQWEQNNVQAQEQSMQSTGPPRPSSTGPPAVPSLRPPPRKRDSPASDTPAVKKQAIGDRRPSPSSASDGGAQMVDSQTRASARRFTEAEVARQMSELTGASIKKSAMQPAPALTATAGPPRAPARHFPTGGELLKKIMDAQAASSPSPVPRAEALTQPPQVPAPAPGDKIVAITMAEPNRAYANYLCPDGTMVSGRGALIPSNYKLYDNNEYPFVCPVRDCRRLFAGLKGLGGHFGASHCSTTFNDNGDGTLTKVSNYVKHGGGGSPGIVISKHPLPSNAPPPTDAGLPYVTAAQKRASGVGLPEAPERKPSTRLSDAIQQKAALPVLNWVLTWDVKDYLHQFLSPAQKHHQREDVTAMLSLPRRRTLPDTWIQNHRGGDVDINHYACALAYLTGKEVTGPEECVANTRSSSRPSARLSHPCIALWPGMPASAKQAFFGAETCVGCRYWCHLQRQRNCCDWGPESRSGQASSGSRSSSGSEEATTRSDAMEVDQDYQPEKVSQSMMVTETAPEPRQTKRVQSQAASTGLMMREQPVAGVVGGPGQMGGVELEMEDWEVAPGRVKDESSENVAFSNSYLTSGQPITVSEDVSFNVLVIKPGSASHWSVEDDKLRTCSVAAGKVRVTMGEKTFQLGPNGMFVVRPGQACKVENRLYVDSVIHCTTIDNFSLQ, encoded by the exons ATGCTGGAAGATAACTCTGGCCAGCCCAACATGGCCTCGCAAGAGGATCCCGCAGCCAACAAGATGAAGCGCACCAGTTTCTCACCTTGGAGCTCTGGTATCATGGGCAGCCGGGCTGGCACGGTGCCGAAAAGCCACGCCCAGGACCCAGAACCACCACGAATTGTGAGCGACATCCTGGAAGGCGCCGCGGTAAAGACCTCTGTAGTTGGAGGATTGGCCAACAATGCCAAGATTCAAGCTCTGCAGAGACAATGGGAACAGAATAATGTTCAGGCTCAAG AACAGTCCATGCAATCTACagggcctcctcggccttcttctaCAGGGCCACCTGCAGTGCCCTCACTCAGGCCTCCCCCGCGTAAAAGGGACTCACCAGCCTCTGACACTCCTGCTGTCAAGAAACAGGCCATAGGCGACAGACGTCCTTCTCCTAGCAGCGCGTCagatggaggagctcaaATGGTTGACAGCCAGACTCGTGCCAGCGCCCGTCGCTTTACAGAAGCAGAGGTGGCAAGGCAAATGTCAGAGCTCACGGGCGCGTCCATCAAGAAGAGCGCCATGCAACCCGCCCCAGCCTTGACAGCGACGGCTGGACCGCCGAGAGCGCCGGCCAGGCACTTTCCCACCGGAGGAGAACTactcaagaagatcatggaTGCCCAAGCAGCTTCCAGCCCTTCTCCAGTTCCTCGGGCAGAGGCTTTGACGCAGCCCCCTCAGGTACCCGCACCAGCTCCCGGAGATAAGATCGTTGCGATTACCATGGCTGAGCCAAACCGGGCCTACGCCAACTATCTCT GCCCTGATGGTACGATGGTCTCTGGGCGTGGTGCCCTGATTCCTTCCAACTACAAGTTGTACGACAACAACGAGTATCCTTTTGTCTGTCCTGTGCGGGACTGCCGTCGCCTCTTTGCTGGGCTTAAGGGTCTTGGCGGACACTTTGGAGCTAGCCACTGCTCAACAACCTTCAACGACAATGGTGATGGAACGCTCACCAAGGTTAGTAACTATGTCAAGCACGGAGGTGGTGGCTCTCCTGGTATCGTCATCTCGAAGCACCCGCTCCCATCGAATGCTCCTCCACCGACGGATGCAGGTCTGCCGTATGTCACTGCGGCTCAGAAACGGGCCTCAGGTGTTGGACTTCCGGAAGCGCCTGAGAGGAAGCCTTCTACCAGACTGAGCGATGCTATTCAGCAGAAAGCAGCCCTGCCTGTGCTCAATTGGGTGCTCACATGGGACGTTAAAGACTATCTGCACCAGTTTCTGAGTCCAGCCCAGAAGCATCACCAGCGAGAGGATGTCACTGCAATGCTGAGCCTTCCACGAAGACGAACCCTCCCTGACACCTGGATCCAGAATCACCGTGGAGGTGATGTCGACATCAACCACTACGCATGTGCTTTGGCCTACCTCACAGGAAAGGAAGTAACGGGACCAGAAGAATGCGTGGCCAATACTCGATCTAGTTCACGACCGTCGGCACGACTCTCTCATCCCTGTATCGCTCTGTGGCCTGGCATGCCAGCGTCAGCCAAACAGGCCTTCTTTGGTGCGGAAACTTGTGTAGGATGCAGGTACTGGTGTCATCTTCAGCGCCAGCGGAACTGTTGTGACTGGGGACCTGAGTCCAGGTCTGGACAGGCATCAAGCGGGTCGAGGTCGTCGTCAGGATCTGAAGAGGCTACCACCAGGTCTGATGCCATGGAGGTCGACCAGGACTATCAACCTGAGAAAGTCAGCCAATCTATGATGGTGACTGAGACGGCTCCGGAGCCGAGACAAACCAAGAGGGTTCAGTCTCAGGCTGCCTCAACCGGACTCATGATGAGAGAGCAGCCTGTGGCCGGCGTTGTTGGTGGCCCAGGACAGATGGGGGGCgttgagctggagatggaggactGGGAGGTTGCGCCGGGAAGAGTCAAGGACGAGTCATCCGAGA ACGTTGCGTTCTCCAACTCGTACCTGACTAGCGGACAACCCATCACCGTTTCCGAGGATGTCAGCTTCAACGTGCTTGTCATCAAGCCTGGCAGCGCCAGCCACTGGAGTGTGGAGGATGATAAGCTACGAACCTGCTCGGTGGCTGCGGGCAAGGTCCGGGTGACGATGGGTGAAAAGACATTCCAGCTGGGACCTAACGGCATGTTTGTTGTTCGTCCTGGGCAGGCGTGCAAGGTCGAGAACCGGCTCTACGTGGATTCCGTTATCCATTGTACGACCATTGACAACTTCTCCCTTCAGTAG
- a CDS encoding TauD domain-containing protein, whose protein sequence is MAAAVQPPLTTGPPGQPDIGYTPNLDKYLARVKRRQETEKFETNLPEGFPKELVSDLVWDGKDLAAKYDWNYHLTEADIGEIDEALKNFKSLNLPLGYISQKTFVLPKLHDKLRAISKEIHQGHGFKVVRGVPVDKYTREENIIVYAGISSHIAPIRGRQDHQYEGKRADVAVAHIKDITREVDAHRIGAPAYTTEKQVFHTDSGDVIALFALGEAEEGGQSYLSSSWNVYNQLAKTRPDLIHTLTEQWVSEEFGKVGKRFELRPLLYHQPATEQDPERLIIQYARRRYTGYWSLPRSSDIPPITEAQAEALDALHFLAEKHAVSLDFHKGDIQYVNNLSIFHARGGFKDSPEKQRHLVRLWLRDPEFAWKTPEALRRRWDNVYEGIEEEKTVFPLEPFVRSASDANKFKAEKRVEG, encoded by the exons atggcagcagcagttCAACCTCCTCTTACTACCGGCCCCCCAGGCCAGCCAGATATTGGATACACCCCCAACCTTGACAAGTATCTCGCTCGAGTCAAGAGACGTCAAGAGACTGAAAAGTTTGAGACGAATTTGCCTGAGGGGTTCCCCAAGGAGCTCGTCTCGGACCTCGTGTGGGATGGCAAGGACTTGGCGGCCAAGTATGACTGGAACTACCACTTGACAGAGGCTGATATTGGGGAGATTGATGAGGCTCTCAAGAACTTCAAAT CTCTCAACCTTCCTTTGGGATACATCAGCCAAAAGACATTCGTCCTGCCAAAGCTGCACGACAAGCTTCgtgccatctccaaggagaTTCATCAAGGACACGGCTTCAAGGTAGTCCGAGGTGTCCCCGTGGACAAGTACACTCGAGAAGAAAACATCATCGTCTACGCCGGCATCTCATCCCACATCGCCCCCATCCGCGGCCGCCAGGACCACCAATACGAGGGAAAGCGAGCAGACGTGGCTGTCGCTCACATCAAGGACATTACCCGAGAGGTTGACGCCCATAGAATCGGTGCTCCTGCGTACACGACTGAGAAGCAGGTGTTTCACACTGACTCGGGTGATGTGATTGCTCTGTTTGCTCTtggtgaggctgaggagggtgGTCAGAGTTACTTGTCGAGTAGCTGGAATGTTTATAACCAGCTTGCCAAGACAAGACCTGATCTCATCCACACGTTGACGGAGCAGTGGGTATCCGAGGA GTTCGGCAAGGTTGGAAAGCGGTTCGAGCTGCGTCCGCTTTTGTACCACCAGCCCGCGACAGAGCAAGACCCGGAGCGCCTGATTATCCAGTACGCTCGTCGTCGCTACACGGGTTACTGGAGCCTCCCTCGATCTTCTGATATTCCACCTATTACTGAAGCTCAGGCCGAGGCCCTGGATGCTCTTCACTTCCTTGCTGAGAAGCATGCAGTTTCACTGGACTTTCACAA GGGTGATATTCAATACGTCAACAATTTGAGCATATTCCACGCCCGTGGAGGATTCAAGGATTCTCCCGAGAAGCA GCGACATCTCGTCCGCCTATGGCTCCGAGACCCCGAGTTCGCATGGAAGACCCCAGAAGCCCTCCGTCGCAGATGGGACAACGTCTACGAGGGAatcgaggaggaaaagacggTGTTCCCGCTGGAGCCGTTTGTGAGGAGTGCTAGTGACgccaacaagttcaaggcgGAGAAGAGGGTGGAGGGCTAG